From the genome of Candidatus Electrothrix communis, one region includes:
- a CDS encoding efflux RND transporter periplasmic adaptor subunit, which translates to MQDLFFRLSTVLLCCCFLLLPGALHAETDPAAEHEHDPETVWTCSMHPQIQLPESGQCPLCFMDLIEIEKQSNEERQSLRQISLDSRQRKLAEVEVRSVIRGHNDTAAEIQIFGRIDYDETRGSTITSWVDGRIDKLFIDYTGSPVRRGQAVAKVYSPDLFTAQAELIQAAKEFERTRKSGNALVKKIAARTLDAAQEKLRLLGIGKKQLQTMEQQQKPADHITLTAPLSGIVIEKHVNEGMYVKTGKPIYTLADLTKVWVILEVYETDLQAVSMGQKVGFTVEAYPGTEFQGKVVYIDPLVDEKNRTVRVRLNADNTTGTLKPGMFVRAELSAAADTSGASRLLVPSSAPLLTGKRALVYVQVPDKPGTYIGREVVLGSKRGEYYEVKDGLKEGELVVVRGNFKIDSAIQLQARPSMMNPYSESTNKAKDSLPQLFVSRLDLLNQGFVALSREVHKKGAEQYATALKSFSKALRAIGGPGADGLDEETTLSWQELSMLIKNDIVLLQEAEGDKEIRTLYTELAEHFHQLRQRFSIKDLPPSHAASPELQAKVGKLLKKYLLLEQNLAADNEEVAKDSAAALAPLTEALVTALGKNGTEDATGLAKRLTEGMKRLAGAETLADIRTAFYPYSQAVVETVEAYGSNDHTSWFVHFCPMAFGNTGATWLAPSEEINNPYFGSMMLRCGEVREQLTQE; encoded by the coding sequence ATGCAGGATCTGTTTTTTCGACTGAGTACTGTTCTCTTGTGTTGCTGCTTCCTGCTCCTGCCGGGAGCTCTGCACGCGGAAACAGATCCTGCTGCCGAACATGAGCACGACCCGGAAACCGTCTGGACCTGCTCCATGCATCCGCAGATCCAGCTCCCAGAATCCGGGCAATGCCCTCTCTGCTTTATGGATCTGATCGAGATCGAAAAACAGAGCAATGAGGAACGACAGAGCCTGCGCCAGATATCCCTGGACAGCAGGCAGAGGAAATTAGCCGAGGTAGAGGTACGGAGCGTCATTCGAGGGCATAATGATACGGCTGCTGAAATTCAGATCTTCGGGAGAATTGACTACGACGAGACTAGGGGCAGCACTATCACCTCTTGGGTGGACGGTCGGATCGACAAGCTTTTTATTGACTACACCGGCTCCCCGGTCCGGCGCGGGCAGGCCGTGGCCAAGGTCTACAGCCCGGATTTATTTACTGCCCAGGCCGAGCTTATCCAGGCTGCCAAGGAGTTTGAACGGACCAGGAAATCCGGCAACGCGCTGGTCAAAAAAATAGCTGCCCGAACCCTTGATGCTGCTCAAGAGAAATTGCGTCTGCTGGGTATCGGCAAAAAGCAACTCCAGACCATGGAACAGCAGCAGAAGCCTGCCGATCATATCACCCTGACCGCCCCTTTATCCGGTATTGTCATTGAAAAACATGTCAATGAAGGCATGTATGTCAAAACTGGCAAGCCCATTTATACCCTGGCAGACCTGACCAAGGTCTGGGTGATTCTTGAGGTCTACGAGACAGATCTTCAGGCGGTCAGTATGGGGCAGAAGGTCGGTTTCACGGTTGAGGCCTATCCAGGCACCGAATTCCAGGGCAAGGTCGTCTATATTGATCCGTTGGTGGATGAGAAAAACAGGACGGTGCGTGTGCGCCTCAATGCTGATAATACAACAGGTACGTTAAAACCCGGCATGTTTGTTCGGGCCGAACTCTCCGCCGCAGCAGACACGAGCGGGGCATCCCGCTTGCTGGTTCCATCCTCTGCCCCCCTGCTTACCGGTAAGCGGGCCTTGGTCTACGTACAGGTACCGGACAAACCAGGTACGTATATAGGCCGGGAGGTGGTGCTCGGTTCAAAACGGGGCGAGTATTACGAGGTGAAAGACGGGCTCAAGGAGGGGGAACTGGTTGTTGTGCGAGGTAATTTTAAAATTGACTCGGCCATTCAGCTCCAGGCTCGTCCCTCTATGATGAATCCCTATAGCGAAAGCACCAACAAAGCCAAGGACTCCCTGCCGCAACTTTTTGTTTCCAGGCTGGATCTCCTCAATCAAGGCTTTGTTGCCCTGTCCAGAGAGGTCCATAAAAAAGGGGCTGAGCAATATGCCACCGCCTTAAAGAGCTTCAGCAAGGCCCTGCGGGCTATAGGAGGACCTGGCGCTGATGGGCTTGATGAAGAGACCACCCTGAGTTGGCAGGAGCTTTCCATGCTCATCAAAAATGATATCGTTCTGTTGCAGGAAGCAGAAGGAGATAAGGAAATACGGACCCTCTATACTGAGCTTGCAGAACATTTCCATCAGCTCAGACAACGTTTTTCCATTAAGGACCTGCCGCCTTCCCATGCTGCTTCCCCGGAATTACAGGCAAAGGTGGGCAAACTCCTCAAAAAATACCTGCTCCTCGAACAGAACCTTGCAGCTGATAATGAAGAGGTTGCCAAGGATTCTGCGGCGGCCCTTGCCCCACTGACTGAGGCCTTAGTCACTGCTCTTGGAAAAAATGGGACTGAGGATGCCACAGGGCTGGCCAAACGCTTGACTGAAGGCATGAAGAGGCTTGCCGGAGCTGAAACGCTGGCGGATATCCGAACCGCTTTTTATCCTTACAGTCAGGCCGTGGTCGAGACCGTGGAAGCCTATGGCAGCAATGATCATACCTCCTGGTTTGTCCATTTCTGTCCCATGGCCTTTGGTAACACCGGTGCAACTTGGCTTGCCCCTTCAGAAGAGATTAATAATCCTTATTTCGGTTCAATGATGCTGCGGTGCGGTGAGGTTCGGGAGCAGTTGACGCAGGAATGA
- a CDS encoding HAD family hydrolase, with protein sequence MSTEVCMIIKGLIFDINGTVTDINTNEGHSEIYRTLSNLLLYQGISLSEQEVRDLYYRLLKSQRKAGGEEYPEFNATGIFREMIDLHATEFTRELPEAKLEQLPLFLAETFRAAALFRLKRYRGVTDTIKTLHEQYQLAALSDGQTAWAVPELRAVGLLNYFTPVIVSGDHGFRKPDQRLFAMTLEAMQLQPEEVLFVGNDMYRDVFGAQQFGLKTVFFKSNQGQQKYEGTEPDYIIYSFPELLNAVRFFTDQPQVDLLE encoded by the coding sequence ATGTCTACGGAGGTTTGCATGATCATCAAGGGGCTGATTTTTGATATTAACGGTACGGTCACGGACATTAATACCAATGAAGGGCATAGCGAGATTTACCGTACCCTCAGCAACTTGCTCCTGTATCAGGGTATTTCCTTAAGCGAGCAGGAGGTGCGTGACCTCTATTATCGTTTGCTGAAGAGTCAACGCAAGGCAGGGGGAGAAGAGTATCCTGAGTTTAACGCGACCGGCATCTTTCGAGAGATGATCGACCTGCACGCGACAGAGTTTACCCGCGAGTTACCTGAAGCAAAATTGGAGCAACTGCCGCTCTTCCTGGCAGAAACCTTTCGGGCGGCCGCACTCTTTCGTTTGAAACGCTACCGGGGAGTGACAGATACGATCAAAACACTACATGAGCAGTATCAGCTGGCAGCTCTCTCTGACGGCCAAACTGCTTGGGCTGTACCGGAGCTGCGGGCCGTTGGTCTGCTTAACTATTTCACTCCGGTGATTGTGTCTGGCGATCACGGTTTCCGCAAGCCAGACCAACGGCTTTTTGCCATGACCTTGGAGGCTATGCAGCTCCAGCCGGAAGAGGTGCTCTTTGTCGGTAATGATATGTACCGCGATGTCTTTGGCGCACAACAGTTTGGCCTGAAAACCGTCTTTTTCAAATCCAATCAAGGCCAGCAAAAGTATGAAGGCACTGAGCCAGACTATATTATTTATAGTTTTCCTGAGCTGCTGAACGCTGTCCGCTTCTTTACTGACCAGCCCCAGGTGGATTTGCTTGAGTGA
- a CDS encoding aminoglycoside phosphotransferase family protein: MNNGQYLGHVRRDDPLYGYLRHEIHPQTGRPPERAKYRVFRLNASNDVFLYEEKYSGAKFIGKFFRCDRTKDADKAAARLTHEFDNLQAMRGCGLTGAPHHVARPLGRNYDLNALLVTEICEGELLSKVILAAIHNGEQEKLFRRLTALAYFFAKLHNRTANGRQVNFQPSCDYTEHLIKKLLRIHGIKEKEADELRWLRDQWHRQQRMWEDRQVLVHGDATPENFKFTGGLNVSTFDLERAHRDDRVFDIGRIAGELKHFFLRDTGSKEAAEPFIGHFLWEYACHFPDRDKAFRSITARVPFYMGITLLRIARNSWIAGGYRRCLINEAKECLRRFA; encoded by the coding sequence ATGAACAATGGACAATATCTTGGCCATGTCCGCAGGGATGACCCGCTTTACGGCTACCTGCGACATGAAATTCATCCGCAAACCGGCAGACCACCTGAACGGGCAAAATATCGGGTCTTTCGTCTCAACGCCTCCAATGACGTTTTTCTCTATGAAGAAAAGTACAGTGGTGCAAAGTTCATTGGTAAATTCTTTCGCTGCGACCGTACCAAGGATGCAGACAAAGCTGCTGCCCGGCTGACCCATGAGTTTGATAATCTTCAAGCCATGCGCGGTTGCGGCCTGACCGGTGCGCCTCATCATGTGGCCCGACCTTTGGGACGCAACTACGACCTCAATGCTCTCTTGGTCACAGAGATTTGTGAAGGCGAGCTGTTGAGCAAGGTGATTCTCGCAGCAATCCATAATGGCGAGCAGGAAAAACTCTTCCGTCGATTGACGGCCTTGGCTTATTTTTTCGCGAAACTCCATAACCGAACAGCGAACGGCCGCCAAGTCAACTTCCAGCCGAGCTGCGACTATACAGAGCACCTGATCAAGAAACTGCTGCGGATTCATGGCATTAAGGAAAAAGAAGCGGATGAACTGCGCTGGCTGCGCGATCAGTGGCACCGACAACAGCGGATGTGGGAAGATCGGCAGGTGCTGGTGCATGGCGATGCCACCCCGGAAAATTTTAAATTTACCGGCGGCCTGAACGTCAGTACCTTTGATCTGGAACGAGCGCATCGGGACGACAGAGTCTTTGATATAGGCCGCATTGCTGGCGAGCTGAAGCATTTTTTCCTGCGTGATACAGGCAGCAAAGAGGCCGCAGAACCCTTTATCGGTCACTTCCTCTGGGAATATGCCTGCCATTTTCCCGACAGAGATAAGGCGTTCCGTTCTATTACTGCGAGAGTACCGTTTTACATGGGGATTACTCTGCTGCGTATTGCCCGCAACAGCTGGATTGCTGGGGGGTACCGCCGCTGTTTGATCAACGAGGCAAAAGAATGTCTACGGAGGTTTGCATGA
- a CDS encoding Yip1 family protein, whose product MEDTSKQHLNPWFSMWTQPRATIQQIIDDDPEHMVLLLAALAGFVQALEMTTVNTGSSYDWLFRLLLIVIAGPIGGIIWLYINSALIHWTGEGSGGQASTEDIRAAIAWAFIPILWTSLFLQPLLALFGGQQPSPEGNPSTPILVGLGLIQNIAEVWAFVVFLKSLAQVQRFSVWDALCNSFKALFVIGIAGMVLYKLIFSIFL is encoded by the coding sequence ATGGAAGACACCAGCAAGCAGCACCTGAATCCTTGGTTTTCGATGTGGACGCAGCCGCGCGCCACAATCCAGCAGATAATTGATGACGACCCGGAACACATGGTACTGCTACTGGCAGCTCTAGCAGGGTTTGTTCAAGCATTAGAGATGACCACCGTCAATACGGGCAGCAGTTACGATTGGCTTTTTCGCTTGCTTCTTATCGTGATAGCTGGGCCAATTGGCGGCATAATATGGTTATACATAAACAGTGCCCTGATTCATTGGACAGGAGAGGGAAGCGGAGGGCAAGCCTCAACAGAGGATATTCGAGCCGCAATAGCCTGGGCCTTTATTCCGATACTATGGACATCCCTGTTCCTACAGCCTTTGCTTGCCTTGTTCGGCGGCCAGCAGCCGTCACCGGAAGGTAATCCAAGCACTCCTATCCTTGTTGGGTTGGGCCTGATTCAAAATATAGCAGAGGTATGGGCCTTTGTCGTCTTTCTAAAGAGTTTGGCTCAAGTGCAGAGATTCTCTGTCTGGGACGCTTTGTGTAATTCTTTCAAGGCCTTGTTTGTTATCGGAATTGCGGGGATGGTACTATACAAACTCATCTTTTCAATTTTTTTGTAA